The following coding sequences are from one Biomphalaria glabrata chromosome 8, xgBioGlab47.1, whole genome shotgun sequence window:
- the LOC106060050 gene encoding uncharacterized protein LOC106060050 — protein sequence MSYLTTGYFNWIGGAKGGPTMEGAVARDSQQHQAELGAMFRGGTANSSMNLWEDNRRVYMDNLRLWDCLTLIRSDPSMSCQSAINLVFSLRDSEYLVSFPDTHQLMLLRYPSGFVSHTNIHDAQLENMRLKDENSRLHAAIWVLRDNPNLQPDSTVAAIFRLQESQFQAKFHADPDVSRGGLFKFSDKQTYANNNKVYMASLDIGTEPNMAIQLTNKPIKADTTSSRRCRSASSRRPHSSYYSSMAQGALTRKRSGSSIHHRDMMSNWRSDRLLTSERMFFLPEEDIHAGLYTKRSPRLYKETGGPGHGHHWAADEDLEDFVQVRSDYNNSQTDENSLGELSPAQTIDRTISTKLPVEEFSKIIIWSDQRLGTTTWHDKSLKEKNTNFPVKSKAPQSQQTSKNNVHLPKLKEINHEQPKSSDEPFGLQRAITKKEILRNSNCNKLRFKNLHRVSVKSAVNYEMAKYNTNQNMKNDLPMLSMSANRETTKTHLNDLHQNTLINTNNISTLNFKSPHILPPVKPTSSEKPRPEMLKLMGKARSDLSDTHAHHEGSNELKDGSHFRNRPLTAKRRDFTRNRNDNLNSIAKWKAREALKKAENSSELKDCDQNVSRGTKKGASCNNSTVIKDASVRTIKYDDSISETYSRIIVKSFSVPQEYPTAVDKFSFQRSQDLLSLMNAQQPYIKYSETPTPFKPPLWQPYSFQGFTSVKHFLDRQRWLMDGQRMIRSDKTFFTRAISPSLFRINQEDVQTACCPKGKLPVPDIDYMQLHQKSFKVYHVFPRNAHSKEKEKSPNHEPAVEIGQLKGCDNTAVCKKKNQSLKVLYELGTWKYTKPLATMIKRNHCFKEHQKKK from the exons ATGTCCTACTTGACCACTGGCTATTTTAACTGGATTGGGGGCGCTAAAGGTGGGCCAACCATGGAGGGCGCCGTAGCGAGGGATTCCCAACAGCATCAAGCAGAGCTAGGCGCCATGTTCCGCGGCGGCACCGCCAATAGTTCCATGAACCTGTGGGAGGACAACCGGCGTGTGTATATGGACAACTTGAGGCTGTGGGACTGCCTTACCTTGATCAGGAGTGACCCGTCCATGAGCTGTCAGAGTGCCATCAACTTGGTGTTCAGTCTGAGAGATAGCGAGTATCTAGTCTCATTCCCAG ACACTCACCAGCTGATGCTCCTGCGTTACCCATCTGGTTTCGTCTCCCACACAAATATCCATGACGCCCAATTGGAAAATATGCGTCTAAAGGACGAGAACTCTAGGCTGCATGCGGCTATATGGGTATTGAGAGACAATCCTAATCTTCAG cCAGATTCCACAGTTGCCGCCATTTTCAGACTTCAAGAGAGTCAGTTCCAAGCCAAATTTCATGCAG ATCCAGACGTCAGCAGAGGAGGACTCTTTAAGTTCTCAGACAAACAGacgtatgctaataataacaaagtctACATGGCCTCCTTGGACATTGGCACAGAGCCTAACATGGCCATCCAATTGACCAACAAACCTATCAAAGCTGACACCACGTCCTCGAGGAGATGTCGGTCAGCTTCGAGCAGGCGACCACATAGCAG TTACTACTCCTCCATGGCGCAAGGTGCGCTGACCCGCAAACGTAGCGGGAGCTCCATCCACCATCGTGACATGATGTCCAATTGGCGGTCTGACCGGCTCTTAACATCGGAGAGGATGTTCTTCCTACCCGAAGAGGACATCCACGCTGGGCTCTACACCAAACGGTCACCGAGACTTTATAAGGAGACAGGTGGGCCTGGTCATGGGCACCACTGGGCAGCAGATGAGGACCTTGAAGACTTTGTTC AGGTCAGGAGTGATTATAACAACAGTCAAACAGACGAGAACTCACTTGGAGAACTGTCGCCTGCTCAAACAATAGACAGAACAATCTCAACTAAGCTGCCAGTTGAAGAGTTTAGCAAAATAATTATCTGGTCTGATCAAAGACTGGGTACAACAACATGGCATGATAAAAGTCTAAAAGAGAAGAACACCAATTTCCCGGTGAAATCGAAAGCGCCACAATCGCAGCAGACGTCAAAGAATAATGTTCATTtaccaaaattaaaagaaatcaaCCATGAACAACCGAAAAGCTCTGATGAACCTTTTGGCTTGCAAAGAGCCATAACCAAAAAGGAAATCTTAAGAAACTCTAATTGTAACAAATTGCGCTTTAAAAATCTGCACAGAGTGTCAGTAAAGTCTGCAGTAAACTATGAAATGGCAAAATATAATACAAACCAAAACATGAAAAATGACCTTCCGATGTTAAGTATGTCAGCAAACAGGGAAACAACGAAGACCCACTTAAACGACCTGCATCAGAACACTTtaataaataccaataatatTTCCACTTTGAATTTTAAAAGCCCGCACATTCTTCCACCCGTTAAGCCAACATCAAGTGAGAAACCTCGGCCGGAAATGCTGAAGCTGATGGGCAAAGCAAGATCAGATCTCTCCGACACACACGCCCACCATGAAGGTTCAAATGAGTTAAAAGACGGAAGTCATTTCAGAAATCGACCTCTCACTGCAAAGAGACGAGATTTTACGAGGAACAGAAACGACAATTTAAACAGCATTGCCAAATGGAAGGCGCGAGAGGCATTGAAAAAGGCAGAGAACTCGTCAGAGTTGAAGGATTGTGATCAGAACGTTAGCAGGGGCACAAAGAAAGGGGCGTCGTGCAACAACAGCACGGTAATCAAAGACGCCAGCGTTAGAACCATCAAATACGATGACTCAATTTCCGAAACGTATTCTCGTATAATAGTCAAAAGTTTTTCTGTTCCCCAAGAATACCCAACTGCAGTTGacaagttttcttttcaaagatcACAAGATCTTCTTTCTTTAATGAATGCTCAACAACCGTACATCAAATACTCTGAAACGCCTACACCGTTCAAACCTCCGCTGTGGCAGCCTTATTCCTTTCAAGGCTTCACTAGCGTTAAGCACTTCCTGGACAGACAGCGTTGGCTCATGGACGGGCAAAGGATGATTAGGTCAGACAAGACTTTCTTTACCAGGGCCATATCACCATCTCTCTTCCGCATAAATCAGGAGGACGTCCAAACGGCCTGCTGCCCAAAGGGAAAACTTCCTGTGCCTGATATTGACTACATGCAGCTCCATCAGAAGAGCTTCAAGGTTTACCATGTGTTCCCTCGTAACGCTCACAGCaaggagaaagaaaagagtCCCAACCATGAGCCGGCTGTAGAAATAG GTCAACTCAAAGGTTGTGACAACACAGCCGtgtgtaaaaagaaaaaccaaAGTCTGAAAGTGCTGTATGAATTGGGGACATGGAAGTACACCAAACCTTTAGCCACTATGATTAAAAGAAACCATTGCTTCAAAGAACAccagaagaagaaataa